Proteins co-encoded in one Megalops cyprinoides isolate fMegCyp1 chromosome 1, fMegCyp1.pri, whole genome shotgun sequence genomic window:
- the LOC118775054 gene encoding ADP-ribosylation factor 1-like — translation MGNVFANLFKGLFGKKEMRILMVGLDAAGKTTILYKLKLGEIVTTIPTIGFNVETVEYKNISFTVWDVGGQDKIRPLWRHYFQNTQGLIFVVDSNDRERVNEAREELTRMLAEDELRDAVLLVFANKQDLPNAMNAAEITDKLGLHALRQRNWYIQATCATSGDGLYEGLDWLSNQLKNQK, via the exons ATGGGGAATGTTTTTGCAAACCTCTTCAAGGGCCTGTTTGGGAAGAAGGAAATGAGGATCCTCATGGTGGGGCTGGATGCAGCGGGGAAAACCACCATCCTGTACAAACTCAAACTGGGAGAGATTGTCACCACCATTCCCACAATTG GTTTTAATGTAGAAACGGTAGAATACAAGAACATCAGTTTCACAGTGTGGGATGTCGGTGGTCAGGACAAGATCCGGCCTCTGTGGCGCCACTATTTCCAGAACACACAAG gACTGATCTTTGTGGTGGACAGTAATGACAGGGAGCGTGTGAACGAAGCGCGGGAAGAGCTGACGAGAATGCTGGCAGAAGACGAGCTGCGGGACGCTGTCCTACTCGTCTTTGCAAATAAGCAG GATCTGCCCAATGCCATGAATGCAGCAGAGATTACAGACAAGCTGGGCCTACATGCCCTTCGCCAGCGCAACTGGTACATCCAGGCCACCTGTGCCACCAGTGGGGACGGCCTCTATGAGGGCCTGGACTGGCTCTCCAACCAGCTGAAGAACCAGAAATGA
- the wnt9b gene encoding protein Wnt-9b yields MCPRLPRTACVLRLIALCILLSQTSAYFGLTGREPLVFLPAPLSNEAPSGKAHLKQCEQLTLTRRQKRLCRREPGLAETLRESVRLSLLECRYQFRNERWNCSLDGRGSLLKRGFKETAFLLAVSSAALTHALAKACSSGRMERCTCDDSPDLQHREAWQWGICGDNLKYSTKFLKNFLGQKRVSKDLRAQIDLHNINVGVRAVKSGLKTTCKCHGVSGSCAVRTCWKQLSPFHDTGRLLKFRYDSAVRVLSVTNAATGEAELAGPRRHGNGHGHSPRPTDLVYLEDSPSFCRPSRYSPGTAGRPCAKDTSCQSLCCGRGYNTALRHTTLSCHCQVRWCCHVECQTCLREEEVYTCKKH; encoded by the exons ATGTGCCCCAGGCTCCCGAGGACTGCCTGCGTGCTGCGACTCATTGCCCTCTGCATACTCCTGTCACAAACGTCAGCCTATTTCGG GTTGACAGGTAGGGAGCCACTGGTGTTTTTACCTGCACCGCTATCAAACGAGGCTCCTTCGGGTAAAGCTCACCTCAAGCAATGTGAGCAGCTGACCCTGACCCGCCGACAGAAGCGCCTTTGCCGCCGAGAGCCGGGCCTGGCCGAAACCTTGCGGGAGTCTGTACGCCTCAGCCTCCTGGAGTGTCGGTACCAGTTTCGAAACGAGCGATGGAACTGTAGCCTGGACGGTCGAGGCAGTCTGTTAAAGCGAG GGTTCAAGGAGACTGCGTTTCTGCTGGCGGTGTCATCCGCAGCTCTGACCCACGCGCTGGCGAAAGCTTGCAGCTCTGGCCGGATGGAACGTTGCACGTGTGACGATTCACCGGACTTGCAGCACCGTGAGGCTTGGCAGTGGGGCATCTGTGGTGACAACCTCAAGTACAGCACAAAGTTCCTCAAGAATTTCTTGGGGCAGAAGCGTGTCAGCAAGGACTTGAGAGCACAGATTGACTTGCACAACATCAACGTGGGAGTTCGG GCGGTGAAGAGCGGATTGAAGACCACCTGTAAGTGCCATGGCGTGTCAGGCTCCTGCGCGGTGCGGACTTGCTGGAAGCAGCTCTCCCCCTTCCACGACACGGGCCGGCTCCTCAAGTTCCGCTACGACTCCGCAGTGCGTGTGCTGAGCGTCACCAACGCCGCCACGGGGGAGGCAGAGCTGGCGGGGCCACGACGCCACGGCAACGGTCACGGCCACAGCCCTCGGCCCACCGACCTGGTCTACCTGGAGGATTCGCCCAGCTTCTGCAGGCCCTCGCGCTATTCCCCTGGGACGGCGGGACGCCCCTGTGCCAAAGACACCAGCTGTCAGAGCCTGTGCTGCGGGCGTGGCTACAACACCGCCCTGCGGCACACCACCCTCTCATGCCACTGCCAGGTACGCTGGTGCTGCCATGTGGAGTGCCAGACCTgcctgagagaggaggaagtgtacacatgcaaaaaacactga